Proteins from one Fragaria vesca subsp. vesca linkage group LG6, FraVesHawaii_1.0, whole genome shotgun sequence genomic window:
- the LOC101302185 gene encoding uncharacterized protein LOC101302185 isoform 1 has translation MADSSISVPMAQELTKPDVGNLRRNSTGKILSSNSVEKVPHYLRASTGSCHDFCKYGRKDAFEEKERCPIRVAPRRLSTISFDSHNSADSVVLPERKNISVIKLNHSHESKTFLPDTGTITKQAKQQLPKRSADRKDGVGSELLTERKKLSLVKFKTSSDSKPSLSCVPKTVKQEVSSSPEKLKVSAKKGWTKLKEKDLSTKHVTSSKPKSLATKELSSTDTSGGSKGIRNSNSKESQRTVTSLKPNSLAANQISSLDSSGGLNGLRKSEVKMGKKAGTSLVTLKKVLVPPTGSLSPKPSLRRVASLKAQNRNVKVTPLKNQNKIGKVIAKQLDNDMTPEKTLYVIKIETENKPLESDQDKNCEGPSPPSSSPSSPKSVSLPNSMPLSPHDGDKNCEGPSPPSSSPSSPKSVSLPNSMPLSPHDGEDQESEYTMTETEEDSFSEDGEVDSEENAETLNEDYKGRPRKSGIVCSEDVDSHPLKFRRGKVVDMQFENNRPRRLKFRRGKVLGENENIKSDNQRRRYKKREGVDGDAIGTDAGAEKVVLRHQDVQGKKDEKGLFNNVIEETASKLVETQKSKVKALVGAFETVISLQERKPSANSVS, from the coding sequence ATGGCTGATTCAAGTATCAGTGTACCAATGGCCCAAGAATTAACAAAGCCAGATGTGGGTAACTTGAGACGAAATTCTACAGGAAAGATACTATCATCAAACAGCGTAGAAAAAGTTCCTCATTATCTCAGGGCTTCCACTGGTTCCTGTCATGATTTTTGCAAGTATGGGAGGAAAGATGCATTTGAAGAGAAGGAAAGATGTCCGATACGGGTTGCACCAAGAAGACTCTCAACTATATCATTTGATAGCCATAACTCAGCAGACAGTGTGGTTTTGCCAGAGAGGAAGAATATATCAGTAATCAAGCTCAATCATTCACATGAGTCCAAAACCTTCTTACCTGATACAGGTACCATCACCAAGCAGGCCAAGCAGCAATTGCCAAAAAGGTCAGCTGACAGAAAAGATGGTGTTGGGAGTGAGCTTCTTACTGAGAGGAAGAAGCTATCATTGGTAAAGTTCAAAACGTCATCCGATTCAAAACCTTCTTTATCTTGTGTGCCCAAAACTGTGAAGCAAGAAGTTTCATCATCTCCTGAAAAGCTGAAAGTTTCTGCAAAGAAAGGTTGGACAAAACTTAAGGAGAAAGACTTGTCTACAAAACATGTCACTTCTTCGAAGCCAAAATCTTTAGCCACGAAGGAATTGTCATCTACTGATACTTCAGGAGGTTCGAAGGGGATAAGAAACAGTAATTCAAAGGAAAGCCAGAGGACAGTCACCTCTCTGAAGCCAAACTCTTTGGCTGCAAACCAAATTTCTTCTCTTGACTCTTCAGGAGGCTTAAATGGCCTCAGGAAAAGTGAGGTGAAGATGGGCAAGAAGGCAGGAACATCCTTAGTCACTTTAAAGAAAGTATTGGTGCCCCCAACAGGATCATTGTCCCCAAAACCTTCTCTCAGGAGAGTTGCAAGCTTAAAAGCACAGAACAGGAATGTGAAAGTTACTCCTCTTAAGAATCAGAACAAGATTGGGAAAGTCATAGCTAAGCAACTCGACAATGATATGACTCCAGAGAAGACCTTGTATGTCATTAAGATTGAGACTGAGAATAAGCCTCTGGAATCTGATCAAGACAAAAATTGTGAAGGTCCATCACCACCTTCATCGTCCCCATCATCGCCCAAGTCTGTGTCCCTCCCAAACAGCATGCCACTTTCACCCCATGACGGAGACAAAAATTGTGAAGGTCCATCACCACCTTCATCGTCCCCATCATCGCCCAAGTCTGTGTCCCTCCCAAACAGCATGCCACTTTCACCCCATGACGGAGAAGATCAAGAGTCTGAATATACAATGACGGAAACTGAAGAGGACTCTTTCTCAGAAGACGGTGAAGTTGACAGTGAAGAAAATGCAGAGACCCTAAATGAGGATTACAAAGGGAGGCCCAGAAAGTCTGGGATCGTTTGTTCTGAAGATGTGGATAGCCATCCTCTGAAGTTTAGGAGGGGAAAGGTGGTTGACATGCAATTCGAGAATAATAGACCAAGGAGGCTCAAATTCAGGCGAGGAAAAGTGTTGGGAGAGAACGAAAACATCAAGTCTGATAACCAAAGGCGAAGATATAAGAAGAGAGAAGGTGTTGATGGCGATGCAATTGGTACCGATGCTGGTGCAGAAAAAGTTGTTTTGAGACATCAAGATGTTCAGGGGAAGAAAGATGAGAAGGGGTTGTTTAACAACGTAATTGAAGAAACTGCAAGTAAACTGGTTGAAACCCAGAAGAGTAAAGTCAAGGCCTTAGTTGGTGCTTTTGAAACAGTGATCTCACTTCAAGAGCGCAAACCTTCTGCAAATTCTGTTTCTTGA
- the LOC101308996 gene encoding putative F-box protein At5g50220-like — MSTSKLMELPHDILLNIFSKLPARSLLQFRCVSKSLCHLVDDPARDRFCSSDLAAMHIAATNEHIDVEVRFLPLSSYGLRFVSCGLLGFQSYVHGKFGLYNPLRGEYLWLPEPEDRYDIIRWEGYGMGFDSVTNTHKIVHFFSHGHPDSMGMVARVHVLGTSSWRRIPSVPPCSFNAVENAYAYGSMHWLERGNPRIISFDFVEEKFRWTNPPRLTIRRGSELFLISLRGSLALVDVVYTENVFYSEKKVEIWVHKEQKYWTKDYSMPLDYCSGALFSF; from the coding sequence ATGAGTACCTCAAAGTTGATGGAGCTCCCTCATGATATCCTCCTCAACATCTTTTCAAAACTGCCGGCGAGATCGCTTTTGCAGTTCCGGTGTGTCTCTAAGAGCTTATGTCACCTAGTCGACGATCCAGCTCGAGATCGCTTTTGCAGTTCCGATCTTGCTGCCATGCACATAGCAGCTACCAATGAACACATCGATGTAGAAGTTAGGTTTCTTCCTCTTTCTTCTTACGGTTTGCGGTTTGTTTCTTGCGGTTTGCTTGGATTTCAAAGTTATGTTCATGGAAAATTTGGTTTATACAATCCTCTAAGAGGAGAATACCTATGGCTCCCAGAACCTGAAGATAGATACGATATTATCAGGTGGGAGGGGTATGGTATGGGATTCGATAGTGTTACTAACACCCACAAGATTGTCCATTTTTTCAGTCATGGCCATCCGGACTCTATGGGGATGGTGGCTCGTGTTCATGTTTTGGGTACAAGCTCGTGGAGAAGAATACCCTCGGTTCCTCCTTGCAGCTTCAACGCTGTGGAAAATGCATATGCATATGGAAGCATGCATTGGTTAGAAAGGGGAAACCCCCGGATAATATCTTTTGATTTTGTAGAAGAGAAGTTCCGATGGACTAATCCTCCTCGTCTCACCATTCGAAGGGGATCCGAACTATTTTTGATCAGTCTGAGAGGATCTTTGGCGCTTGTTGATGTTGTTTATACTGAAAATGTCTTTTATTCTGAAAAGAAAGTTGAGATATGGGTGCACAAAGAACAGAAGTACTGGACAAAAGATTACAGCATGCCTTTAGATTATTGTTCCGGTGCCCTTTTTTCATTTTAG